In the genome of Serratia symbiotica (Periphyllus acericola), one region contains:
- a CDS encoding gamma-glutamylcyclotransferase, whose translation MRIIVYGSLRSKQGNSHWMTNAQWLGEHELAGYHIYNLGHYPAAIPGKGMIHCEVYRINSSILAELDELKSNTKDYKRELIHTPYGSAWIYLYKHSVDGYPRINSGDWLKRLNEKL comes from the coding sequence ATGCGAATAATTGTCTATGGTAGCTTGCGGAGCAAACAGGGGAATAGCCATTGGATGACCAACGCCCAATGGCTCGGCGAGCATGAACTCGCAGGCTATCATATTTATAATCTGGGTCATTACCCGGCAGCGATCCCAGGAAAGGGCATGATACATTGCGAGGTGTATCGTATTAACTCATCAATTCTGGCAGAGCTTGACGAACTGAAAAGCAATACCAAGGACTATAAGCGTGAGTTAATTCATACGCCTTATGGGAGTGCGTGGATCTACCTGTATAAACACAGTGTGGATGGGTACCCGCGAATTAACAGCGGAGACTGGCTGAAGCGTCTCAACGAAAAACTATAA